ACCACCCTAAGATTTATAGTGGTGTAGCTATGCTCAGAGCAGTCCTTTCCGAGGAGCCTTGCGTATCCTTTTTTTGCTCACACAATCAGCCACAACCAAATACTAGCCAGAATGAAGTGGACCATCTCACATGCTCTCCAAAAGCAGTACAATGGGGTTCAACTCCTTTCTGGGCCGGTAGTAGGCCCGAAGAGGTACGATGAAATTGTAAAGGCCGTTTCCCGCACTCTCTGCTGACACGATGATCAGTTTGGTTTTGAAGCCGTAGGAGCGGGCATCTTCAAATGGGATATGGTGACAAGCCTGTTGAAGAAGGAGGAGAGCGACTATGCAGTCACTGCAGAATCGGACGGCGATCAGTTTTCGAGCGCTTACCTTGTCCATACGTAGGCAGCAAAAATGCATCTTTTCTTGTAGAAGGTGACAAAGAGCAGGAGAGCTACCAATGTATGGAGAGTTGAGCGGGTAGCCCTTCACCCACCTGGATGACGGAGCTACAGTTACCCTTGAACGACCGCAAGCAACTCCAACCGAGTCGATGAAATACTCACTCGCAGTGTCGACCCCACCAATAGGCACTCTCATCTTTGTCACTATCGTCCTTGCTCTCCTCCCCTCCCTCGTCCTCCGACTGGTCACCCAGCAGGTCAAAGGTCGGGCTGCTTACGCCGTCCACCAACTCCAGGACAGGTGCAATGCTGTGTCGCCTCTCCTTGGCGGAGTCACCCAGGACGGGCAATGCCAAAGTGTTGGCCCCGCTCATCTCCGTCCTGGAGCTGCTTCGACTTCCCCTCCCGCTGCCGGGCCCCGCGCTGCCCGGGTCTTGACCTTCGGGGCTGCTGTCGCTAGAGTCCTGAAGATCGATCGCTACTGTGCCTGAAAAAGACAAAGTCACagtaatgaactcattcactcccaaagacgtttttaaacgtcttttcagacttggtccagaattgcctgatactgaatgagttaatcaggGTGTGGTGAACAGAACAATTCAACTCTTCTCCACCAGATGGTGTGTTCGTAAAACCTCAAACATCCTCTGGGAAGACCGGTTTGAATATCTGCCACATAGGGTGCTGCTTCTTTCTAACTTGGAGGTGTCAACGTCTGACTCATTCAGTTGGTCCCGTCCTCTGTCTAAGTTGCAACAATTTAACTCGGGCCGGTATCTGTTACATGAGTGTCTGTCACGACAGTTCCTTTGGCTTCTCAGGACATTTTTGGACAATTGTGCATCTGACAAATTGGTTATAGCCACGCATGGATGACTTGGTTGTGGAAGCGCTCGAGTCCTGACCTCAACACCATCCTTTGACAAAGTCTTCCCAGGAGAGTGTACGGTGGGGATCATGTGCATCTTCTTTTCATACTTGTGTAAGCGACAGTGTTTATGGACTACGTTACTAACCTGGACAAGGTCTTTGCACGATGGACTAAAAGTCAACTGAAACTATAAATAGAAGCCAAGTGTGTAAAAGTACACCAAGCCGAGCATACTGACCCATGCTGGCAATGATGCTGTGCACTGGCAGGCGGGTGAGTCCGTGGTAAATGCTCTGGTGAACCCCCCTGGCATTACTCCCCGCGCTGCCCCACGACGGCTCCCGCTGTCCACGGACAAACGCGGAGTTCTCCTCTTTGGAGATGTTGATGTAAAAGCAAATGTCAGAGGCTCCCATGATATGACAGGGGCCGGGGTTCAGCAGGATGTTGCTGGTGTCCAGCCTGCGTACTCCGATTAAACACACTCCGTACCTGTTGCCATGGAGAAAGTTACACTCTGAACTGCATTCAGGGGTCGGGACTTTGAACCGTCGCTTACTTCTTGTGAGCATGAAAGGAGGCAAAGGTGAAACTCTTGCCCTGGTATTCCCCGAAGAATTTGCTCTCCTCCAGGCGAATGTGGTGCACCTCGTTGGCCGAGCAGCGGCGGTAGGTTCGATGCCACTGGTCGGCTGCGCACGCTCCGCCTTCCCTGTGAGACAAAGAAGGATTGATTGGCGGTCCAAGATTGACCTTTTTCGGGGTTTAACCGAAAGCCTCCGGCACGACGACCGTGGTCACAGGGATTTATCACCCAAAGCTGGAGAATCAACGTCTTATATCTTTTGTCGGAGCAGTTTGATCAATACTTGAGGaaatgggaggggggcgggggggaaaccTGAAGGAAGGAACAACGGAGCTCCCACGCACAGATAAAACAAGTGAAGTGGACATGCGTGTTCTCAGGAGTGTACGGCTTTAGATGTGGAGGCTACCGAGGTGATAACAGGAAGCAAGGCTGTGGGGgcagtgtgaatgtgggtggcctgtgacaaaaaaaagcagaataaaCCAAGTGTTAAAGTGACTTTGCAGGTGGCGAAACGATTAACTCGTCGTGGTCGTGCATCATTGCCTCAAGCAAAAAGCCGCGGGGCAACGATTCAAATGGATGCGTACACGCACTGGCCACCACATTAGGTGCTCTTGGTCTGTATAATCCGAGGGGAAAATGATTCCAGAGGAGTTCATATTGTGTAATAATTCTTATTTGTACATATGAGGGATGTGAATGGAGCAGTCGTACCTGCTCAGGACTTGAAAGGCTCCTCCGCGTTGCTTAAAGGCCTCCTGGGGTGCGGTTCTGAAAAACACCCAAGAAAAAGTTCAATCTCAACTCAACGGTGAACGGAGCCGTTCGTTTCAACACGGACGCGCTTGCACGAGTTTCGTGAGATTCAGAACAATAATTGCATTACTGAACTTGGCAGTTGCTCATCGCTTCAGTATATTCTACTGAGagctttttctaatattttaatattttacgACAGCGGCTCTCCGTAGGGTGTCGTGCAGTTTCACGCAACCGCAAACTACAGTCGCACtcaaaaacacagacagtctcaataaaaattgagcatttttttataaTCTCGTGCCCTTGTATTGTTTCAGGTGTACCCAATATTTTTTGATAAGAACGGCTGACTGCCGAAATAAAAGGGTGAACTCACTGTCCTCTGGAAGAGTGGATTAACAGAGTAATGAGTGTCGAAGTCCCAGGGCACACGCAGTTCAAAGCCAGCATGGCATACTTAAACTCTTCCTCACACACCACGTGATCTGCGGACAAGGAGGAAAGCGGCAACACGGTTGTGGAGGTCAGGTGAGCGTGAGCTGCCAGgctttgtcaatgcatttgtatgtgtgtgtgagtgaggatgACACACTGCATCGTTTAACGATGCACCTTTCTTCATCGAACCACCAACGCTCTGTACGCTGAAGTCATTAAATTGCATTGACATCCATTAAATGGATGCCCAGATGTTTCCTCTTTGAACTATAAATGTCAGTCTGCTTGCTCCGCGCAAAATGTCATGCctcttttttcaaaataaaagctctttATCCTCTGGCAACACATGGCAGCCCATCCAGTGACTTGCTGTTAAGGTATTTCAGTCTGCCAAGCCACATTTGCTTTGCTGGGGTTTCTCGAGGTTGACATGACATTCTCAAATGCCGTTCGAGCGGCGTCGGTAACCTTGATTTGAACAAACCTTAGCAGCACTACTCCTGCTCCCAAGGGGAAGGTGGTCCCAAGCTAAAGTAGATTTCATTTAATCACTTTAGTCAACAGCAGGCTCTCTCATATCCTTGCAGAGTTCATTTAGAGTTATCGTGTTAGATGGCACAGTATCCTTTGCATTGAATCAtcttggaaaaataataataatgatgaattaaaaagaaaaaaaaatggcttattCGCCATCACTTCCCATTAGTCAAACCAATCAGTAATTCctatccagaagtccaaatttATTGGTCCCATCGTCAATTCAAAACCCACAAAAGCAATCGCAAGGAGCAGGACGAAATATGTGTTTGGCATTTCCACTGCAATTACCAAAAGTTCCATTATGTGCTGATCAACAGAAATTACATTACAAAAGATGAAATGTTccctttgcttgtgtgtgtgtgtgcgcgtcctCTGTTGCTGtggtaaacaaacacacacaaacaaagggAACATttgatcttttgtgtgtgtgtcctctgtTGCTtaggtaaacaaacacacacacacacacacacaaaatcttttTAGTCTTACACCATTGACTGATTGGGACATATTTTTCACACCGCAAAAGGGACAAAAAGTTCTTTATAAGTCCAATTAGAAACCCAACGGGAAACGCGAGCATTAATCATCTTGATCAAAAATCGAGCCCCAATGTAGCTCTTGGTCAAGCATGCATCCTTCTTTCTCTAATGATGCCATGTCTTGTCAATGGAGTAGTAACCTAAAAACGTTTGCATTTTGCACTCTTGTAATTTAACTCTAACATACAGCACCAATACacatctgtcattttttttatgtccatAAACTGTTACTGCTCACTATATTCATTTTTGCAGTTGTTGAACTTTCTAGTTGATGGTGTATCATTGGGCAGTAACTTCTATGCATTATAAGTGGGCCctgcattgtttgttttaaaccgtgtcttttttttaataccaatcTGCCGTTTATTCACTTATTGGACAGGACGCACAGTTGAACTGATGACCGAatggacaaacacaaaaggcCACTTGCCTCTCCCCGTCACCATTCATCCGTCCTCTTTCTTGGCAAAAGCAACAGAGGAATTCATGCTTGTAGTGAGCCAATCAATCCACCGACCTTGCATGCGTTCACTGTGTGATTTGTAATTGTGTTACGTTCATTGTTGGCCAAGGCATCTTGGGACCGCTCTGTGTAATTCATCATTGAAAAAGCACTGGAGGGATCAACCATTGAGCCTCGACAAATGTATTCTTAAAAGCCCTCTGATGCAGGATtttgccttttctttctttttcattgaaattcgaCTGCAAGGAACCATTAAATTGTGACAAAATGGACCCTGCGTCCCCCACTGAAGTAGAGGAGACATAACACACTTGAATGAGCCCCGAGTTTGTTGGAAacggaatgtctttttttcagaGTCCTTTCAAAACAACCTGAACTAACAGCACTTTGGGGTATGAGGCTCATCGTTTTGGCTTAGAGCAGTCAGTCTTGTTAAAATGCCGCTCACACGCAAACATATCTTGCGGGTTTGACTGAAGTGGAAGCCTAGTCGAttggaaaagacaaaaacacggaTTGGGAAATAACATTTTCTATTATCACCATATCTCTGAGATccaatattctttttttcacctctTCACATCTCATACCTTCCTGGTGTGTTTGCACTTATGTTCTGTCTGCAGCACTTTGTCCTTCTCTTGCAATTTTCAACTGATACACTTCAAGCCTTCCAGAGATTGTCTTTCAATGTCAGAACCAAGAATATTTTAGATTTCACTGCTAAAATATGTATACACATTTCAGATTGGCCGGTATACCCCTTTTTGACTTTAAACCCACCTGCAAACTTGACATGAAACTTGTTCTCTGGCTTGAGGATCTGCACATACAGTGGGCAGTTGGGAGCAAAGTCTTTCACTGCCCAGGCCCGCAGGATGGTCTGATGATCCTGAACAAAAGTGGAGATGGGCAGCGGTGAAATTAATGACGCTCGGGCGACATAGGAGGGAAAATCGAGCCGCAGCTCTTTTATTAGCCGCATCAGATTGGAGACGTGACGTAATAATCTTTGTCGGCCAACGTACTGCGCGGAGCAATCATGTTGGGCGTTGTCACTGCCCTGGAATGACCTTGCGTCGTGTGGTCGCAAAAAAGATCCGAGCCTTGATAGAGGACCCAAAATATATCCGACATTGCTTTTTACACACAACAGAGAGAGGGTGGGATAGTGTCGCAGCTGAgtgcaattttaaaaagtgacacATCAGTCTGATGATGTCGGCGACGGTGTCTGGTGTGGCATGTAAAATCCTTGTTTGTGTCAGTTGTTTTAAAGTTAAAACCCTTGGAATCGACTGTTTGGGCTCAGATGATTGGCAGGTCGGCTTCATTTACTGTTTATACAGACTGGCAACTAATGGCGGAAAAATTCATACATTTACGGGCAGTGTAAAGGTGACActtgttcattttgaaaaaattatGCCTACCCTAGTCAGTTTCAATACTTCTTATCGGGcattgtggaaaaaaagcaaaaagaggGGTTAGAAAAGCCAAGTGTAACGTACAGCGGCGATACGGTCCACTTCAAACCGGTTACTGAGGATAAAGCAGGCCTCGGCATCATCCATCCTGCCGACGGGTAGCGAGAGCGAGAAGGAAGAGAATCAAGGGAAGACACGGGAAGCGAGACTTTTGTTAGTTTCTTCTGGAACTTGACAAAGGTAGACAACAAATAGCGGATACAGTATTTGATGAATGAGGTGCTAGGAGACCAGGAGATAAAAAGCCAGCCCGAGGTGAAGCACGCTTAAAATGAACAATAAGCAGGTTGCCTTCAACTGCCTcctctaattattattattttatgttgtaaAGAAGAATGTTAAAAAGGGACAGAATGAagatttgtaaaatgttttttgttctaTGTTGTTGCAGTGACTCACTTGGCCCGCATCAGGTCCTGGTCTTTGAGAGCGGAGCCCTGCAGGTAGATGACTCTCTGGGCCCACAGAGGAACATGAAGTACTCTTCTAACCTGGACATCCATTTCTGCCGGGCACAAGATCACCACGTAGTAATCCTgcttacacatacacacacatatacaaacctttcacacagaatTCATCTCATTCTTGACCATGTCAAGAGCAAACCAGTCGTCAGATTTACATCACAATTTCATTGAAAACAGGAATAATAAGAGTTCATCTTGTCGGTCTTCCTTTAACTTGTGCCGGACTTGTATGGACGTGCAATTTTTGGAGGGCTGAAATCGAGAGATGTTTTGATCATTGTCAGAACCTAGATTATTATAGTTAactaaaatgataaaaaaaaataaaaacagaaattcCCCAAAACGTTTtagttcatatttaaaaaatgaaaatgcttaaaaaaaactaaaactgtaATTCCAGTGAAAATGTCCATAGTCAATTTCAGCTAATATTCTACATGAGCCCTTGCGGTtcgttttaaataaatatgtaccatattttctgtactaaaaggcgcacctaaaagccttccattttcttaaaagctcacagcgcgccttaaaacccgatgcgccttgtgtatggtcattacggtaatacgtcgacccgcaaaatggctccttgctcgagacatgccgacaatgcagagttcaaacttaaggcgatcggttatgcagttgaacacggaaatagagcagcagtAAGAGAGTTCAACGAGTCAATATTAAAAACTCGCTGTTGGTttagtgaactgtgtcgctgttttattaaatacgttttactgacatctgatcgttctattggcgtttccttgagcgtagctccatctagtggaggcattggaGATTTCGTCTTACAacgcggtgcgcccaatgtatgaaaaaaaattacaaaataggccaatcaTTGAAGGtctgcctcataatccagtgcaccttttattgtggaaaatacggtatttcagTAGAGCTGTACGTATGCACAGAAGAAGGAAGTTCAAACAAGCCTTTGAAAATTGGAAGTTTACTTTCATTTATTGCACAATACatagtgaccttttttttattcttgcagTCAACCAATATGTTCAAAAATATACTACAATTCATTAAAACTAAACTGAAGCGAagtatttttggaaaaaaaagattaaaaatgaaaaaacctGCTCTAAAAACTAATTGCAACTAATTTAATAACAAAAAACTGCTAAAACGGAATTAAAACAAACTAATTCTGAATAAAACCAGTAACAACTGTAAATATCACAGCCACCTAATaccagttgcatatatgcttatataTAACTATATCTATaattatattgcacttatattgaactgtgtacagctctcttctgaaacatttatttttgtgcatgtaaACACTTTTTTctaccccccaattttgctgctgtagactgtaaatttccccagtgtgggacaaaaaaatcttaatcttaatgaaaTGTCGAAAACTATAATATCCCCGGAGGTTGCGCAAACTCAACACGTCTGCTCCTGCAACGTGATCGCGCCAGCCGCTGCGTTTCTCCTGCCTGTTGACCTCAACTGGGAGCGCATTACGAGTACATTTTACCGGGTGAAGCCATCGGTGATGCACCTGCAGTCGAGGGTGAGCGAAAAACTCATTGAGGAAGTCCATGAGGAGGTCGATCTTGAGGCAGCTGACGCAGAGCACCACGTGCTTCTCCGTCTGCGCCCGGTAACGGCTGTAGTTTCCGCCGGACTTCTGACGCTCCATCCACAGGAAGGCCAGCTGCTCAAACTGTAATCGGAATGACATCAGACACATCGGTCAGATGGACATTAGATTTAAGCAGGCAAATGAAAAACAGGCCATGTGCTGTCGAGTGCATCCGATTGATTTGGCGAAAGCCAGTCAGGAAATTTGAACAGAACTTCAGTGTGCCAGTTAGCTGGAGATTTGACCGAACGAAATGAGGGGGCTATTTTGCAGCAGAATGCTCCATAACAGGCTAACTccatcaaaaaaaatattatttttttacaatgataactttttcttttttcggtaTAAGTAGTTTgtttcaaaatttcaaaatggTTCCAGTGAAGGCAAGAAGAAAAAGGTCCTCTCATAACACACTCTAAAAACACGGCCGTGatcaatttaaaatatatttcctgTTTTGACAGAAAAACACACGTTCAGTGACAAAATGTCTTTGTGGTTCAAATATTTATGACTTAACAAAATGCCGTATTTTGCACTGATAGCGCTATGTTCCGATGGCATATTATTCACGATTGACATTCATTTATTAAAATGAAGTAGCTGTTAAAATTTCACTGATGCAACTAAATATGACAGGCTTCCCTGACGCATCCTCATTCAAGTCAACTTTGATACACTTTCCTTTTCTGTTCTGGTTTAACAACAAATCACCCATCCATAAATTTCTTTCTCTTGAGAAACGGATTCATCCCTAAAATTGCCTTTGAGTCATTAAGTGGTCATTGTCATGcctcatattttaaaaataaatgtcaattgTAAAAGGTTTGTGATAAAGAGCCAAAAGTATTTTCCCGACACAAACTGTCGCACGCATGTCAAAGGCTCCAAGTGACAATTTGTTTGGATGCCGCTTTACTGTGGGTGGTCGAGCAGATAAACGTCATTGATTTTGTGCCGAGACAACATCGGTGGTGAGTGAAAAGCTGGGATCCATTTTCGTGAATCCATGACAACAGACATCTTTTTGCGCTGGcatctttgtcatttgtttacaggaaaaaaaagaaaaaaattgcttttggTATTTATGATAGCACAACAACGCAGGGTGAAGGTTTGAGAAAGagattgtgcgtgtgtgtgttgggtttgCAGGAAAATGCAGACGGCACAAGTAAGGAAAGATAAAAACACAATTGCTAAAAACTACTGATGAGGTCTGAGGCTTCCCAGTGTAGGTCATGGCAggacacacccacccacacacatacacacatgcacacccacaCCGGCTGGGGGTTAGGACCATGTCGAGCCCAAATCTAAATGTCAAGGGGTATTTATGGAAGAGAATAGGGACACTGAATTGAGAAGGACACGACATGGTGTCCATGTTAGTGATGCACGCATTGTCAGTACCCGGTGCAGTtgtatttctattttcttttcttattttctatttctgttCGTATTTCTCTATTTTGGGGAGATTCGCTGCTGAAGAGTCACATGCCATGAACAGGAACAATATAGTCCAGTGGCTCTCAAATCGTAATTGGCTTTTTCTTGGACTAAATACATTTcagtaaaaatgaatacaaatggcggcgcgggcacccgcagcggctcctcttgttgtctgtttaagagggaggaaatttcatctgtaacGAAGTACATTAAAGTTGATACTTGATAAAAGATCTTGATTTATGTAAaaccacataaaaaaatataaggcCTGGCCAAACTGCAGtaataattaataaaacaaattttaattaaaaaaaagtacacaacaTAGCAAATGGGTTCCAATTACATTTCATTAACCTGTTAGCATAAATGCATTTATGCTACTGCGATAGCGACTGACCTAAAAGCAACTCTATGAAAGTACTTTTAGCATAGTAAAAGTATTTATATGGAAAAATGAATCCTCCCATCTGATTTTCAACGCAGacacctttctctcttttaTAGCTGTCTGCAAACTCAGACATGTACATGCATAGGCACGCACGTTGAGAATAAGCTTTGTACTAGCCATCGTTTGCCTGTTGGGAGATGCACCATGATTGGGAATTGTTTGGATAGCATGCAACTCACACATTTGTGAAGGTGTTCcaaacaaaagtgtgtgtgtgtgtgtatgtgtgttgtgcCGCTAAGTGTATGGCTGGGAATTGGGGAAGTGAGTGAGTTCTCGGAATAAAAATAGCGTCGCAAATCAAACGTAGGCTGGATGAAATGAGTCATCGTCGCGTGTCTGTGTGAGTTCGTCTCAAAGTAACCTTCGGTGAAATGAGTTTACTAGGTTAAGTGTGCAATTCAATCTTTCAATTGAAGGCGTCATTTTAAAATGGCTATTATGCAATTCATAGTAGACAAGCCCGGAGCAACTCACAATGTTAAATAAACATGTCATTGTGGACTTGTTCCCATTGATCTCTCTTTGGTCATACTGCTTTCTTCTATTGtgtgtttcttcttcttttttttttaaccatcactTTCTCTCTCACCTGTATGGGAAGCACAATGAGCGCCACGAAGATCATGATGACCACCAGCAGCTGCGAGGGCCAGATCTGTGGGGTGACGTCCCCGAAGCCCACCGTGGAGAAGGTGACGACGCAGAAGTAAAGCGAATCGAACAAGGTCAGATTGTTGCCGGCTCGCTCCAGGTGCTGGATGCCGCAGATGCTGTTtttagtgaatatgtaagaaaAACATCACAGGAAGGCAGCATACCGGGGTTATGCACTCGCTGGCCACTACAGTTGGTGCACCTGTATTGAAACGCTACCTTTTGTATTATAAGGTGTAATAGTGTTACATACAgtattatgactttttttttccacctcaggTACAGTtcaatatttgaacacaaacggtggagtAACACAACTAGAGAGATAATCTAATACGAACCAGAAATATATATCCATTATCCTCTACAAAGAACGAGTGCTGTTACTGCTTCTTACTGATGAGTTTTGACCGGCTGCATGTATACATATATTATGTCTGTATTATACAgtactctagtttcctcccacattccaaaaacatgcctggcaaattaacggaacactctaaattgtcccttggtctgagtgtgggcgcgaatggttgattgtctatgtgtgccctgcgattgtacaaccagttccgggtgtaccccacctattgcccaaagacggcgAGGATAaattccagcacgccccgcgacccttgttgaggataagcggatcacaaaatgggtggatgggttATCTAGCCCCCTGGTGGCCAGCATGCATATGACAGAAAGAACCTCTCTGGCAGTGTCGCTGTAAACTGAGCGTTCGTTACCTTGTGTCCTTCAGTTCGTGTAAATGCCGTCAGAGTAGAACACTCCTTTAATATGGTATGGTAAGACATACTTCATATTGGATGTATTTGGCTTTTGCAGGTGCACCGAATGAAGTGTTTGAATTTCTCAACCGTGTGTGCGCTGGTAGGCGGGTGGATGCCTTCCAGACCTAATGTGTGCAACAGCGCACATTTACAAAGTCTTAAATGGATGAGGGCGGACCATTGCTGCCGTCTAtgtaggatttttaaaaaaggtaaaTGTCAGCTTTGGGATTCGTCATCGCGCCGTAGTCGATCTTTAAAGATGAGCACAGCCGCTGTCGGTTTGGAACAATCACcacttgtcatgttttgttgcTATCTCGCACTCGCAGTCACCAATTATcatcctgttttgttttattgtctgcgTTCTCTCTCCCTTCATCGCTGTGTTGCCTCATGTTTCAGCACACGGTTGTTTGCTGTCTTTCCTTTTACCcatctgctccccccccccccctcccccgcccgatTTCATTTTGCAGTTGGCTCTCGAGTCCATGCGGGTACCCACCATGTAAACATGAGACACACCAACGTGCTGATGAGTATCACCACCTGGTTGAACATGGCCGAGTGTGTCCGCTGGATGGCCCTGTGGAGGTCGTTCTGCAGAGAGACGCAAAAAGTGGGAGACGCCAGATGAGGCGTGCAAAAGAAAGACGGGGCCTAAAGGTGTGCTGCTCAGTTCTTAAACAGATCGGACGTGTGCTTGGTGGagcgtgagagaaaaaaaatgtttcctcaaATTGTGGCTTTCGCTGTAATAGATGCCATAATTCATGGCCAGGTCGTCCACGTATGACAAAGAAACCTCCCTTCTGCAtctcacacaaagacacacacacacacaaaaggggtAAAAGTCTACTACAgtaaaactcctctacaacgaaatcatgtttgcagcaagaacttTTTCACGacaggggttttttcactgtagcaaatttgatctcagatgtaaacacacacacacaaacgaatgtgtactctttacttttattccaatagtgcataagtatgagcagacACTTATAATGGATAATGGataatggattttattttgcttcctctatctttcattttgatcacttttaccctctcttccagcgtcggagctcttcttgtctgagctgcttgacatcggaaggtccgttttgtagccattttagcaacgcaacgttcttgctgcgtctgaaactaacaataacaaatacttcctggactactgcgcaggtgtaaaccagtgtggtggttgctgttgccatttccgaacgaagcagtaaaggtcgctgttggattagactttgttgtagtgaatctcgtcgtgaggcaagagcagagaaaaagatttcgtatcatgcaacgtgtttttttttcgttgtatggggggcaggtgAGTGGGAATtttgttaatgcatgaagattttttcaccctagggggtattttcgcccatgtaggttttgttgtcgaggagtttcactgtcgtCTACTTTCTTACAATTCCTTTTTTACTCCAACAAAAGTGTGTACACATCATGCAGGATTGAGAGTAATACTGAAGATGCTTGACTCACTATCATGTTCTCCAAAGCATGTTTGGCCAGCCAGCAATTCAGAAAAACGGGAATGAAGAGATTTCGGAAGGAGGGCAAAATCACCTGTGGAAAAGAAACGAGAGCATGTCACTTCTGCTTGTGTTTGTCCAACAGAATGCACACGCAGCCGAGGAGCCAGGGAAGTGGAAACCGACTGTGTCATCCATGACTGCCATCCATCTACAGTAGCAGCAGGTAATAAATGCGTATTACAGAAGGGGAAGGCAAGGTGCTGTTTGAGTGTGCTTTCGGTGTTCAGTGGTGCATATTTTTCCACTCACAGTGACCATGAAGGGGACAGCGCTGATCATCTCCAGAATGAATGGGACACGTAGTACTTGCTCCCAGACGTTGCCCTGGAAACACAAAGCACACACAAGAGGTCAGGGAACTCCATTGTCATGGCGACCC
This region of Hippocampus zosterae strain Florida chromosome 17, ASM2543408v3, whole genome shotgun sequence genomic DNA includes:
- the LOC127589664 gene encoding potassium channel subfamily T member 2 isoform X3 → MVELEKEVLPLPPRYRFRDLLLGDWQTDDRVQVEFYVNENTFKERLKLFFIKNQRSSLRVRMFNFALKVLSCLLYIVRVLLDNPQEWRPDCSMSGANCTKQNTSSRQWSEFDWKLIIWVDRPLPLWALQVLVAFISFSETMLLVYLSYKGNVWEQVLRVPFILEMISAVPFMVTVILPSFRNLFIPVFLNCWLAKHALENMINDLHRAIQRTHSAMFNQVVILISTLVCLMFTCICGIQHLERAGNNLTLFDSLYFCVVTFSTVGFGDVTPQIWPSQLLVVIMIFVALIVLPIQFEQLAFLWMERQKSGGNYSRYRAQTEKHVVLCVSCLKIDLLMDFLNEFFAHPRLQDYYVVILCPAEMDVQVRRVLHVPLWAQRVIYLQGSALKDQDLMRAKMDDAEACFILSNRFEVDRIAADHQTILRAWAVKDFAPNCPLYVQILKPENKFHVKFADHVVCEEEFKYAMLALNCVCPGTSTLITLLIHSSRGQTAPQEAFKQRGGAFQVLSREGGACAADQWHRTYRRCSANEVHHIRLEESKFFGEYQGKSFTFASFHAHKKYGVCLIGVRRLDTSNILLNPGPCHIMGASDICFYINISKEENSAFVRGQREPSWGSAGSNARGVHQSIYHGLTRLPVHSIIASMGTVAIDLQDSSDSSPEGQDPGSAGPGSGRGSRSSSRTEMSGANTLALPVLGDSAKERRHSIAPVLELVDGVSSPTFDLLGDQSEDEGGEESKDDSDKDESAYWWGRHCEWVKGYPLNSPYIGSSPALCHLLQEKMHFCCLRMDKACHHIPFEDARSYGFKTKLIIVSAESAGNGLYNFIVPLRAYYRPRKELNPIVLLLESIPEADFLEAICWFPMVFYTVGSMDNLDSLLRCGVTFADTMVVVDKESSMIAEEDYMADAKTIVNVQTLFRLFPALSIITELTHPANMRFMQFKVKDHYSQALSKLEKERERGSNLVFMFRLPFAAGKVFSVSMLDTLLYQSFVKDYMISITRLLLGLDSMPGSGFLCAMKITEEDLWIRTYGRLYQKLCSSTGDIPIGIYRTEAHKLPVSESQVSITVEDYEDTREPREPLLSRSGAHRNSTSSEPVSTSSHSSDHPLLRRKSMQWARRLSRKGGRSSGSAKGGAGSAAERISQQRLTLFRRSERQELNALVRTRMKHLGLSPTGFNGMTDQGNRLSYILINPSPDTRLELHDVVYLIRPDPLSLVPNQGSSRKCNAGLAESHRFDPQDSTHL